Below is a window of Candidatus Thermoplasmatota archaeon DNA.
GACGACGAGCGCGAAGGCGACGATGACCGCGACCGCGGTCCCCGCGCCGAGCGCGAGCGACACGCCGAGTTTCCTCGTCGTGAGATCGAGCGCCGCGGGCACCTCGTCCACGCGCCGGCGGTTCACGAACACGATCCACGCGAGCGGCGGAGCCAGAAGCAGCACGCCGTTGAGCACGAGCCCCATGAGGAGCGCGTCGCTCGAGAGCGTGACCTCCCCGCCGAGGGGCGAGGCCCCGGGCGCCTCGATGAAGAGCGCCGACTCGATGAGGACGCTCAGGCCGTAGATGGCGTAGAGCGCGGTCGCAAGGAGCGCGACCGCGAAGAACGCGCCCTCGTCCGCGAGGTCCACGCCGGGCGCAACGCGCTTCACGCCCGCCGTGAGGGCGCGCGGCGCGATCGCGTAGAGCGCGAAGAGCGCGAGGAGCGGCAGCGCGCCGAGGACGGCGGCGGCCGCGGTGAGGCCGAGGCCTCGCGCGAGGAGCGCGAGCGCGACATCCGCAGTGAA
It encodes the following:
- a CDS encoding CPBP family intramembrane glutamic endopeptidase, which gives rise to MEWTHAGEAPPTTPYPAYARVLAAVVALAVTLFTADVALALLARGLGLTAAAAVLGALPLLALFALYAIAPRALTAGVKRVAPGVDLADEGAFFAVALLATALYAIYGLSVLIESALFIEAPGASPLGGEVTLSSDALLMGLVLNGVLLLAPPLAWIVFVNRRRVDEVPAALDLTTRKLGVSLALGAGTAVAVIVAFALVVTALLAAGVVLPENEQAVAIARALSIPAALAVAVGSSVTEEVFYRGFLLKRVGILAQAALFAVAHVSYGNLVQLVVTFALGVVFALLVRRTGNLMAPIAAHFTFNAIMLLAERFATT